The following is a genomic window from Gloeothece verrucosa PCC 7822.
TACTCTTTATGTAATTGGTATTGGCGGAACAGGGGCGAAATGTTTAGAGGCCATTCTGCAAATGGCGGGGGTTGGCTTGTTCACAGAAGACCAAATTAAGATGTTGTTTGTGGATGCGGATGAGACTAATGGAAATTTGGAACGGGCCAGAGGGAGTCTAAAAATCTATCGACGCGGCTATGATTTGCTCAAGAGTGAACAACGGGCTTGTCAATGGATGCAAACGGAGTTATATTCTTATACTCCTGATTTGTGGTCGCCTTTTGGAAACACTAAAATCAATAAGGACTTAGAGTCTTTTTTTGGTTATAACAATTTGATTCAGAATGATCCGGAGTTGGGAAATTTGTTTGATGTTCTCTATACAGAAGATGAACGGAAGGCGAATTTAGATGTAGGATTTCGGGGCAGGCCGTCAATCGGTGCGGCAATCATGAGTCGTTTGGATTTAAATAATTTGGATGAGCAACCTTGGTCAAGTTTAATCGCCCAAATTAAAGGGGATACCGGAGGGAGTAAAAAGCCGAAAGTATTTTTGTGTGGCTCTATTTTTGGAGGAACCGGAGCGGCAGGACTGCCGACTTTGGGGCGATTAATTGATAATAAGTTAAATGAAGAAAATATTCGAGGGAGTGTCAAGATCGCTTGTTTGTTTGTCTTGCCTTATTTCCAATTTCAGCCGACGGGAAAGGTGGCAAATCAAGAGGTTTATGCTAGTTGTGACCAGTTTTTGCTGAATACGGAGGCAGCGCTTCGTTATTATCGGGACCAGAATCAGTATTTTGATAAGGTTTATCTGTTGGGGAATCAAAATTTTTCTGAATATAAGTTTAGTATTGGCAAGAATACCCAACGCAATGAACCCCATTTTATTGAACTTTATGCGGCTTTGGCGGCGCGACATTTTTTACTTTATGCTCAAAAAGAGCAAGGAAAGGTAGTGTTAGCGAGTCGTCAAGATGGGCAAAAGCTGAGTTGGGGGGATTTGCCGGAGATGGCAGAGGTTCAAGCAAACTTGGTCACTGGGGTGCGGTTTGCTTATGTGTGGTTGTCGAATATTTTGCCGGAGTTGATGATGGCGCAAAAAGTGGGTGTGGCGGCTTTTCGTCGCGGGGCCCCTTGGTTTGAGCAGTTTTTCAATCCTGAACATGGGGCGTTGGGTAAGCTGCTTGATAAGAAAGGGCAAGAGTTACCCAGTTTAAATGATGCTTCTGAACAGCAAGCGATTGAAATAGTGACGGCTTGGTGTGAAGATTATTTACGTTGGGTTAGGGAAATCCATGAATGTGCTTTAGGAGAAATTGAACTATTTCGCACTGGCCCGTTTAAGAATTTTGATGGACAAATAGGGGGG
Proteins encoded in this region:
- a CDS encoding tubulin-like doman-containing protein, with translation MAQDTLYVIGIGGTGAKCLEAILQMAGVGLFTEDQIKMLFVDADETNGNLERARGSLKIYRRGYDLLKSEQRACQWMQTELYSYTPDLWSPFGNTKINKDLESFFGYNNLIQNDPELGNLFDVLYTEDERKANLDVGFRGRPSIGAAIMSRLDLNNLDEQPWSSLIAQIKGDTGGSKKPKVFLCGSIFGGTGAAGLPTLGRLIDNKLNEENIRGSVKIACLFVLPYFQFQPTGKVANQEVYASCDQFLLNTEAALRYYRDQNQYFDKVYLLGNQNFSEYKFSIGKNTQRNEPHFIELYAALAARHFLLYAQKEQGKVVLASRQDGQKLSWGDLPEMAEVQANLVTGVRFAYVWLSNILPELMMAQKVGVAAFRRGAPWFEQFFNPEHGALGKLLDKKGQELPSLNDASEQQAIEIVTAWCEDYLRWVREIHECALGEIELFRTGPFKNFDGQIGGQYLRDLVLGDSREEGRKQQDEIQKIKEKLNPKALELAAPNTGTVGLAKALYVLCQW